From a single Haloarcula sp. DT43 genomic region:
- a CDS encoding Na+/H+ antiporter NhaC family protein translates to MVEGIAAGPWSIVPALVAIGLAWYTRDALIGLFVGIVTTGVLVGALHPQAVGVPPDLVTAGGEVATVRPQAEDGSPWTVGVGGVVLGAVFGLKVVPEIIATAPLFGEWYVKNVLLAIFAIGGLIGLMIRAGAIQGVLEALVARADSAADAEKAAFLAGIAVHIDDYFNCLVVGSMMRPLTDKFDVSRAKLAYYVDSAGSPASRLAFYSTWGAAMVGFIGSGLVEAERQGTLPSGMADFVNAGGDQVTAATGAVWPLFFNTLFTGFYSWVALGLAGLVAWQVAPNLYEMGVEESRARTEGKVVGDDADPMLSAEMDAYEMSETATPDWRNFAWPIVTMVVVGLGAMFWRASPVVYVEGKEGMGATLLQVGGWQLVAPPAGPWAFNIGGVQLGLASFAALIVAFLLYRWKGDIPSNDDATDAMLVGFKGILLAAVILMFASSIQNAVTILGVSAFVTNVFGGVPAFVVPVGVFLVTSFVSFSDGSSWSTYGIMFPIAIPLAFSTGANLPLVLGAVFSGGIFGDHTSPISDTTVLASSTSGSDHMVHVRSQAPYALIAAGVAAALFLVFGLLVPEGFRVIPY, encoded by the coding sequence ATGGTCGAGGGAATCGCCGCGGGACCGTGGTCTATCGTTCCCGCGCTCGTGGCCATCGGGCTGGCCTGGTACACTCGGGACGCCCTCATCGGGCTGTTCGTCGGCATCGTCACCACCGGCGTGCTAGTCGGCGCGTTACACCCGCAGGCCGTCGGGGTCCCGCCGGACCTGGTCACCGCCGGCGGCGAGGTGGCGACGGTCCGGCCACAGGCCGAGGACGGCAGTCCCTGGACGGTCGGCGTCGGCGGCGTCGTCCTCGGGGCGGTGTTCGGGCTGAAGGTCGTCCCGGAGATAATCGCCACGGCCCCGCTGTTCGGGGAGTGGTACGTCAAGAACGTCCTGCTGGCCATCTTCGCCATCGGCGGGCTCATCGGGCTGATGATTCGGGCCGGCGCGATACAGGGCGTCCTGGAGGCGCTGGTGGCGCGGGCCGACTCCGCCGCGGACGCCGAGAAGGCCGCCTTCCTGGCCGGTATCGCCGTCCACATCGACGACTACTTCAACTGCCTCGTGGTCGGCTCGATGATGCGCCCGCTGACCGACAAGTTCGACGTCTCGCGGGCCAAGCTGGCCTACTACGTCGACTCGGCAGGGTCGCCGGCTTCCCGGCTCGCGTTCTACTCGACGTGGGGCGCGGCGATGGTCGGGTTCATCGGGAGTGGCCTCGTCGAAGCCGAGCGACAGGGGACGCTCCCGTCGGGCATGGCGGACTTCGTGAACGCCGGCGGCGACCAGGTCACCGCGGCGACCGGCGCGGTCTGGCCGCTGTTTTTCAACACGCTGTTTACCGGCTTCTACTCCTGGGTCGCGCTCGGCCTCGCGGGGCTGGTCGCCTGGCAGGTCGCCCCGAACCTCTACGAGATGGGCGTCGAGGAGTCCCGCGCACGAACCGAGGGGAAGGTCGTCGGGGACGACGCCGACCCGATGCTCTCGGCGGAGATGGACGCCTACGAGATGTCCGAGACCGCCACGCCGGACTGGCGGAACTTCGCCTGGCCCATCGTCACCATGGTCGTCGTCGGCCTCGGCGCGATGTTCTGGCGGGCCAGCCCCGTCGTCTACGTCGAGGGCAAGGAGGGGATGGGTGCGACGCTCTTGCAGGTCGGCGGCTGGCAGCTCGTCGCGCCGCCGGCCGGCCCGTGGGCGTTCAACATCGGCGGCGTCCAGCTGGGCCTGGCATCCTTCGCCGCGCTCATCGTCGCCTTCCTGCTGTACCGCTGGAAGGGCGACATCCCGTCGAACGACGACGCCACCGACGCGATGCTGGTCGGTTTCAAAGGTATCCTGCTGGCCGCCGTCATCCTCATGTTCGCCAGTTCCATCCAGAACGCGGTGACGATACTGGGCGTCTCCGCGTTCGTGACGAACGTCTTCGGCGGCGTGCCGGCCTTCGTCGTCCCGGTCGGTGTCTTCCTCGTGACCTCGTTCGTGAGCTTCTCCGACGGCTCCTCGTGGTCGACCTACGGCATCATGTTCCCCATCGCCATCCCGCTGGCGTTCTCGACGGGCGCGAACCTCCCGCTCGTCCTCGGGGCGGTGTTCAGCGGCGGCATCTTCGGCGACCACACCTCGCCCATCAGCGACACGACCGTGCTGGCGTCGTCGACGAGCGGGAGCGACCACATGGTCCACGTCCGGAGCCAGGCCCCCTACGCCCTCATCGCGGCGGGCGTCGCGGCCGCGCTGTTCCTCGTGTTCGGACTCCTCGTCCCCGAGGGGTTCCGCGTCATCCCGTACTGA
- a CDS encoding DEAD/DEAH box helicase: protein MTAEEPADRDDDPAALELDAVYDAIDAVGRPHLTATEVSRKTDLTPEAARAALERLAAAGDIERQDVTEVESVWYPTDVAEVTDRERVVLFPDRREVVVEHPEQFTRAQLSQFARLQDTNRSGGYVYELREEDIWAAPHESLDALLTTMRDVLGERSPHLEEWVTSQWERARKFRLTTHEDGYVVLEAESDDLMGNVARQKLDDDHLRAPISDSESWVNEDATAEIKRTLYEAGYPVRDDRALETGDALEMDLRLRLRDYQRDWVERFTEQGSGVFVGPPGSGKTVAAMGAMAAVGGETLILVPSRELATQWRDELVRHTSLTDDDIGEYHGGEKEIRPVTIATYRTAGMDRHRKLFDQRKWGLIVYDEVHHVPSPIHRRSADLQTKHRLGLTATPTRESDDEEEIFTLVGPPIGTDWGKLFDEGYVAEPEVEIRLVPWGTETEQSEYTSTSGHDRRQAAASNTGKIDEIRYALAENPAAKALVFIEYLDQGEAISEAIGAPFISGETPHARREKLFDEFRRGELDTLVVSRVGDEGIDLPDAELAIVASGLGGSRRQGAQRAGRTMRPAGDAQMVILATRGTTEEDFVRRQMRHLASKGIRVTETEAEAVEPPETEE from the coding sequence GTGACAGCCGAGGAGCCAGCCGACCGAGACGACGACCCAGCGGCGCTCGAACTCGACGCCGTCTACGACGCCATCGACGCCGTCGGCCGCCCGCACCTCACGGCCACGGAGGTCTCCCGGAAGACGGACCTGACGCCCGAGGCGGCGCGGGCGGCGCTGGAGCGACTCGCCGCCGCCGGCGACATCGAGCGCCAGGACGTGACCGAGGTCGAGTCCGTGTGGTACCCGACGGACGTCGCCGAGGTGACCGACCGCGAGCGCGTGGTCCTGTTCCCCGACCGCCGGGAGGTGGTCGTCGAACACCCCGAACAGTTCACGCGGGCCCAGCTCTCGCAGTTCGCCCGCCTGCAGGACACGAACCGCTCGGGCGGGTACGTCTACGAACTCCGCGAGGAGGACATCTGGGCCGCGCCCCACGAGTCCCTGGACGCCCTCCTGACGACGATGCGTGACGTGCTTGGCGAGCGCTCGCCCCACCTCGAAGAGTGGGTCACGAGCCAGTGGGAGCGCGCCCGGAAGTTCCGCCTGACGACCCACGAAGACGGCTACGTCGTCCTCGAAGCCGAGAGCGACGATCTGATGGGAAACGTCGCCCGCCAGAAGCTCGACGACGATCACCTCCGGGCACCCATCTCCGACTCGGAGTCGTGGGTCAACGAGGACGCCACCGCCGAAATCAAGCGGACGCTGTACGAGGCGGGCTATCCCGTCCGGGACGACCGCGCCCTCGAAACGGGCGACGCCCTGGAGATGGACCTCCGCCTGCGCCTGCGGGACTACCAGCGCGACTGGGTCGAGCGGTTCACCGAGCAGGGCTCGGGCGTGTTCGTCGGTCCGCCGGGGTCGGGCAAGACCGTCGCCGCGATGGGCGCGATGGCCGCCGTCGGCGGCGAGACGCTGATTCTCGTGCCCTCGCGCGAACTCGCGACCCAGTGGCGCGACGAACTGGTCCGGCACACCTCGCTCACCGACGACGACATCGGCGAGTACCACGGCGGCGAGAAGGAAATCCGGCCGGTCACCATCGCCACCTACCGCACCGCCGGCATGGACCGCCACCGCAAGCTGTTCGACCAGCGCAAGTGGGGGCTCATCGTCTACGACGAGGTCCACCACGTCCCCTCGCCCATCCACCGCCGGAGCGCGGACCTCCAGACCAAACACCGCCTGGGCCTGACCGCGACGCCGACCAGAGAGAGCGACGACGAGGAGGAGATATTCACGCTCGTCGGCCCGCCAATCGGGACGGACTGGGGCAAGCTGTTCGACGAGGGCTACGTCGCCGAGCCGGAGGTCGAAATCCGCCTCGTCCCGTGGGGGACCGAGACCGAGCAGTCCGAGTACACCTCCACGTCGGGCCACGACCGCCGGCAGGCCGCCGCCAGCAACACCGGGAAAATCGACGAGATACGATACGCGCTGGCCGAGAACCCCGCCGCGAAGGCGCTCGTGTTCATCGAGTATCTGGACCAGGGCGAGGCCATCAGCGAGGCTATCGGCGCGCCCTTCATCAGCGGCGAGACGCCACACGCCCGCCGGGAGAAGCTGTTCGACGAGTTCCGCCGGGGCGAACTGGACACGCTCGTCGTCTCCCGCGTCGGCGACGAGGGCATCGACCTGCCCGACGCCGAGCTTGCCATCGTCGCCTCCGGCCTGGGCGGGTCACGCCGCCAGGGCGCACAGCGGGCCGGGCGGACGATGCGCCCCGCCGGGGACGCCCAGATGGTCATTCTGGCGACGCGCGGAACCACCGAGGAGGACTTCGTCCGACGACAGATGCGCCACCTCGCCTCGAAGGGCATCCGCGTGACCGAGACGGAGGCCGAGGCGGTCGAGCCACCCGAGACTGAGGAGTGA
- a CDS encoding globin-coupled sensor protein yields MAFQSESPGSRDRITEADRSGVDGTTLTERIGLDADEIRWRKEFTGFDESDVDNLTAMADEADARAEAVVDDFYDHLQSFDETVEIFGRSTKSVDQLKNTQTQYLRDLVAGSYDRQYFENRARIGKIHDMLDLGPKIYLGAYSIYVEHFLETIVEDLQSGDADRDEALEEMQARALSVFKLLNLDQQVAMDTYIDSYSQRLESAIDDQQALMREVETGLRQPIDELSTSAEDVARTNEQISETAESQSESMDEVAAEVADMSATIEEIASTAEEVASTSTSAEQKAARGNEAAQEAAAVMSDVDEAVDTVSSDIAGLQEQADEIDDIVEVINDIADQTNMLALNASIEAARAGEAGDGFAVVADEIKTLAGDSQEHANRIEDTVTEIQDETVDAVESLETVTEQVTQGIDQVEAAAERLEEIVSAVDEASQGIQEVSAATDDQAASTEEVASMVDELSAGIDDMSDRLDDLAATNEEQTEKIQNVAETARRLDTE; encoded by the coding sequence ATGGCATTTCAGAGCGAGAGTCCGGGCTCTCGGGACCGCATCACGGAAGCCGATAGGTCGGGTGTCGACGGGACGACGCTAACCGAACGAATCGGACTGGACGCCGACGAAATCCGCTGGCGCAAGGAATTTACCGGGTTCGACGAGTCGGACGTCGACAACCTCACCGCGATGGCAGACGAAGCGGACGCGCGGGCGGAAGCCGTCGTCGACGACTTCTACGACCACCTCCAGTCGTTCGACGAGACCGTCGAGATATTCGGGCGGTCAACCAAGTCGGTCGACCAGCTCAAGAACACCCAGACGCAGTACCTGCGGGACCTCGTCGCCGGGAGCTACGACAGGCAGTACTTCGAGAATAGGGCCCGCATCGGGAAGATTCACGACATGCTCGACCTCGGGCCGAAGATATATCTCGGGGCCTACAGCATCTACGTCGAACACTTCCTGGAGACAATCGTCGAGGACCTGCAGTCGGGCGACGCCGACCGGGACGAGGCGCTCGAAGAGATGCAGGCGCGGGCGCTGTCAGTGTTCAAGCTCCTCAACCTCGACCAGCAGGTGGCGATGGACACGTACATCGACTCGTACAGCCAGCGGCTCGAATCGGCAATCGACGACCAGCAGGCATTGATGCGGGAGGTCGAGACCGGCCTCCGCCAGCCAATCGACGAACTGAGCACGTCGGCCGAAGACGTCGCCCGGACGAACGAGCAAATCAGCGAGACCGCCGAGAGCCAGTCCGAGTCGATGGACGAGGTGGCGGCGGAGGTCGCGGACATGAGCGCGACCATCGAGGAGATCGCCTCGACCGCCGAAGAGGTCGCCAGTACCAGCACGTCGGCCGAACAGAAGGCGGCGCGGGGCAACGAGGCCGCACAGGAGGCCGCGGCCGTGATGAGCGACGTCGACGAGGCCGTCGACACGGTGTCCTCCGACATCGCCGGCCTGCAGGAGCAGGCGGACGAAATCGACGACATCGTCGAGGTCATCAACGACATCGCGGACCAGACGAACATGCTCGCGCTGAACGCCTCCATCGAGGCCGCTCGCGCCGGGGAGGCCGGCGACGGGTTCGCCGTCGTCGCCGACGAAATCAAGACCCTCGCGGGGGACTCACAGGAGCACGCGAACCGCATCGAGGACACGGTCACGGAGATTCAGGACGAGACCGTCGACGCCGTCGAGAGCCTCGAAACCGTGACCGAGCAGGTCACCCAGGGCATCGACCAGGTCGAGGCGGCGGCCGAGCGACTCGAAGAAATCGTGTCGGCGGTCGACGAGGCGTCACAGGGTATCCAGGAGGTGTCGGCGGCGACCGACGACCAGGCGGCGTCGACCGAGGAAGTCGCCAGCATGGTCGACGAGCTATCGGCCGGCATCGACGACATGTCCGACCGGCTCGACGACCTCGCGGCGACGAACGAGGAACAGACGGAGAAGATTCAGAACGTGGCCGAGACCGCGCGCCGACTCGACACCGAGTAG
- the folP gene encoding dihydropteroate synthase: MEFHEAANFLFELRRFAPRPGTDATQDLLSSLGDPQEGLRCVQVAGSNGKGSTARMVERTLREAGLDVGLYTSPHLDDVRERVRTNGRKLSEAALTEFIDAVRTHVTEQGAASDSPTFFETMTAMALWEFDRQDVDVAVLEVGIGGRYDATSVVDPVASAVTSVTLEHTDILGDTVAEIARDKAHVAPEDAPLVTGTTGDALAAVREVAGDVVTVGEGDDADVTATYGGRDGLEGAVSVDGPDWSVDTHLPLLGAHQAQNAGIAATLCRQVANVSQSDLERGLRNAHWPGRFEVMGESPLVVLDGAHNPGSIERTAATLSSFDYDDLHVVVGAMVDKDHERIAAALPDPDHVVACQPDVDRAESHRVVAAAMESATDAAVETRRDVAGALGTALDAAAEGDAVLVTGSLYAVREARNRWSRSVVSKRVDSVAEARETLESAHVTADGTRRMQGKGVHRILRTRVQPRQAQYLKQELLSLGGECAISGLSDQDEESVDVVLMATMAQYRRLAGKLDGQTGGLSTFADELRAALSLGQSAEADRDHPWDDGTAVMGICNITPDSFHDGGEYNAVEDAVARAERMVEAGADILDIGGESTRPGAEPVPVEEEIDRVVPVIEALADLDVAVSVDTRKAPVARAALDAGADILNDVSGLEDPEMRLVAAEYDVPVVVMHSIETPVDPDSDIHYDDVVADCIDQLTERVLLAEKAGLDRDQIIVDPGVGFGKSPAEDFELLDRLPEFRALGCPLLVGHSHKSLFSLVGEAAGDCLEATIAGTTLAAQRGADIVRVHDVPENVAAVRVAEAARDPQKFTD; the protein is encoded by the coding sequence ATGGAGTTCCACGAGGCCGCGAACTTCCTCTTCGAGTTGCGCCGGTTCGCCCCACGACCCGGCACCGACGCCACGCAGGACCTGCTCTCGTCGCTCGGTGACCCACAGGAGGGGCTTCGCTGCGTCCAGGTTGCGGGGTCCAACGGCAAGGGGTCGACCGCGCGGATGGTCGAGCGAACGCTCCGGGAAGCGGGCCTCGACGTCGGACTGTACACCTCGCCACATCTCGACGACGTGCGCGAACGGGTCCGAACCAACGGCCGCAAACTCTCCGAGGCCGCTCTCACCGAGTTCATCGACGCGGTCCGGACGCACGTGACCGAGCAGGGGGCGGCCAGCGACTCGCCCACGTTCTTCGAGACGATGACCGCGATGGCGCTGTGGGAGTTCGACCGCCAGGACGTCGACGTGGCGGTGCTGGAGGTCGGCATCGGCGGCCGGTACGACGCCACGAGCGTCGTCGACCCGGTCGCGAGCGCCGTCACGTCCGTGACGCTCGAACACACCGACATCCTCGGCGACACCGTCGCGGAAATCGCCCGCGACAAGGCCCACGTCGCGCCCGAGGACGCGCCCCTCGTGACCGGGACGACCGGCGACGCCCTCGCCGCAGTCCGCGAGGTCGCCGGCGACGTGGTGACCGTCGGCGAGGGCGACGACGCCGACGTGACGGCCACGTACGGCGGCCGCGATGGGCTGGAGGGGGCCGTCTCCGTCGATGGTCCCGACTGGTCCGTCGACACGCACCTCCCGCTGCTGGGCGCACACCAGGCCCAGAACGCCGGTATCGCGGCCACGCTGTGCCGACAGGTGGCGAACGTCTCACAATCGGACCTCGAACGCGGCCTGCGCAACGCCCACTGGCCGGGCCGGTTCGAGGTCATGGGCGAGTCGCCGCTGGTCGTCCTCGACGGGGCACACAACCCCGGGAGCATCGAGCGCACCGCGGCGACGCTGTCGTCGTTCGACTACGACGACCTCCACGTCGTCGTCGGCGCGATGGTCGACAAGGACCACGAGCGCATCGCCGCGGCGCTGCCGGACCCCGACCACGTCGTCGCCTGCCAGCCCGACGTCGACCGGGCGGAGTCCCACCGCGTCGTCGCGGCCGCGATGGAGAGCGCGACCGACGCGGCAGTCGAGACGAGGCGGGACGTGGCGGGCGCGCTCGGGACCGCGCTCGATGCCGCCGCCGAGGGGGATGCGGTCCTCGTGACCGGGTCGCTGTACGCCGTCCGGGAGGCCCGCAACCGCTGGTCGCGGTCGGTCGTCTCCAAACGGGTCGACTCCGTCGCCGAGGCCCGCGAGACACTGGAGAGCGCCCACGTCACTGCGGACGGGACCCGCCGGATGCAGGGCAAGGGCGTCCACCGCATCCTGCGCACCCGCGTCCAGCCCCGGCAGGCCCAGTACCTGAAGCAGGAACTGCTGTCTCTGGGCGGCGAGTGTGCGATTTCGGGCCTGAGCGACCAGGACGAGGAGTCCGTCGACGTGGTACTGATGGCGACGATGGCCCAGTACAGGCGGCTCGCCGGCAAACTGGACGGCCAGACCGGCGGGCTCTCGACGTTCGCCGACGAACTCCGAGCGGCGCTGTCCCTCGGGCAGTCCGCCGAGGCCGACCGCGACCACCCCTGGGACGACGGCACGGCCGTCATGGGCATCTGCAACATCACGCCGGACTCGTTCCACGACGGCGGCGAGTACAACGCCGTCGAGGACGCCGTCGCCCGCGCCGAGCGGATGGTCGAGGCGGGCGCGGACATCCTCGACATCGGCGGCGAGTCGACCCGCCCAGGGGCCGAGCCCGTCCCGGTCGAGGAGGAAATCGACCGCGTGGTCCCGGTCATCGAGGCGCTCGCCGACCTCGACGTGGCCGTCTCCGTCGACACGCGGAAGGCCCCGGTCGCGCGGGCCGCGCTCGACGCCGGCGCGGACATCCTCAACGACGTGTCCGGGCTGGAGGACCCCGAGATGCGCCTCGTCGCCGCCGAGTACGACGTGCCGGTCGTCGTGATGCACTCAATCGAGACGCCGGTCGACCCCGACAGCGACATTCACTACGACGACGTGGTGGCGGACTGCATCGACCAGCTGACAGAGCGGGTCCTGCTCGCCGAGAAGGCCGGCCTGGACCGCGACCAGATAATCGTCGACCCCGGTGTCGGCTTCGGGAAGTCGCCGGCCGAGGACTTCGAACTGCTCGACCGACTCCCGGAGTTCCGGGCGCTGGGCTGTCCGCTGCTGGTCGGCCACTCCCACAAGTCGCTGTTCTCGCTGGTCGGCGAGGCGGCGGGCGACTGTCTGGAGGCGACCATCGCCGGGACGACGCTGGCGGCCCAGCGAGGGGCCGACATCGTTCGCGTCCACGACGTCCCCGAGAACGTCGCCGCCGTCCGAGTCGCCGAGGCGGCCCGCGACCCACAAAAGTTCACGGATTGA
- a CDS encoding formate/nitrite transporter family protein, which translates to MANDNDREEAVRDAVDVSRSGAPAGGSVIRDRFSADEIFQRIIVAADEEVTVGTRELFFAGIAGGFAITVTFMLYASLYAKTGGDPILSALLYPLGFVFIILGDYQLYTENTLPPVALVLERLASLPSLLRIWVVVLVSNVFGGMLGALALATTDVLSPEAASAAAGFAQKAIETSQVTLFSKAVFAGLIVAGVVWVDYSLRDSISRLVLIYISFLAIPFGNLYHVVVSATEMFYLVFIGELALSVGLWQFVLPVLLGNSVGGVVLVTVVNYFHTTERRLETARDEGTKRQLTVREWLWGSWSASGRSYVPATEEVPRSDPEPPESDP; encoded by the coding sequence ATGGCAAACGACAACGACAGGGAGGAAGCCGTTCGGGACGCCGTAGACGTGTCCCGGAGCGGCGCGCCGGCGGGTGGCAGCGTCATCCGCGACCGGTTCTCCGCCGACGAGATTTTCCAGCGCATCATCGTCGCGGCCGACGAGGAAGTGACCGTCGGGACCCGCGAACTGTTCTTCGCCGGCATCGCGGGCGGGTTCGCTATCACGGTGACGTTCATGCTGTACGCGTCGCTGTACGCGAAAACCGGCGGCGACCCGATACTGAGCGCGCTCCTGTACCCGCTGGGGTTCGTCTTCATCATCCTCGGGGACTACCAGCTCTACACCGAGAACACGCTCCCGCCGGTCGCGCTCGTCCTCGAACGGCTGGCGAGCCTCCCGTCGCTGCTCCGCATCTGGGTCGTCGTCCTGGTGTCGAACGTCTTCGGCGGGATGCTCGGCGCGCTCGCGCTGGCGACGACCGACGTACTCTCCCCCGAGGCCGCGTCGGCCGCCGCGGGCTTCGCGCAGAAAGCCATCGAAACCTCACAGGTGACGCTGTTCTCGAAGGCGGTGTTCGCCGGCCTCATCGTCGCCGGCGTCGTCTGGGTCGACTACTCACTGCGGGACAGCATCTCCAGGCTCGTGTTGATTTACATCTCCTTCCTGGCGATTCCGTTCGGGAATCTCTATCACGTCGTCGTCTCCGCGACGGAGATGTTCTACCTCGTGTTCATCGGCGAACTGGCGCTGTCGGTCGGCCTCTGGCAGTTCGTCCTGCCGGTGCTCCTCGGTAACTCTGTCGGCGGCGTCGTGCTCGTCACCGTCGTCAACTACTTCCACACGACCGAGCGGCGGCTCGAAACCGCGAGGGACGAAGGGACCAAACGCCAGCTCACGGTCCGGGAGTGGCTCTGGGGGAGCTGGTCCGCCTCCGGCCGCTCGTACGTGCCGGCGACCGAAGAAGTCCCGCGGAGCGACCCGGAACCGCCCGAGAGCGACCCCTGA
- the purH gene encoding bifunctional phosphoribosylaminoimidazolecarboxamide formyltransferase/IMP cyclohydrolase produces MKLAGMASNRGRNLMNIADRTPGGASFAVVLTNDADAPVLEAAAERGIPTEVVERDDDEAREAHEERVLDALSEYDFDLVTLDGYMRVLSETFLDSAPTTLNVHPSLLPNFTGMDAHEQVLDAGVKVTGCTVHVVDESVDGGPIVTQEPIPVFEGDDEDGLKERVLYEGEFTAYPRVVEWFAEDRVEVDWGEGAVHVEGDEGGDFPARRIVSDDIAASLRYGENPHQDAALYADATVTEASVVHADQLNEGAKALSYNNYNDADGALNLIKEFEEPAAAVIKHTNPAGCATADSVADAYGKALSTDPMSAFGGIVALNRECDAATAEQIIDSFKEVVVAPGYTDAALDVLFEKENLRVLDVNDNFEVTDALTEKPLVGGRLVQERDTQHLTADDLEVVTEREPTDEQVESMLFAWHTLKHVKSNGILFADGTETVGIGMGQVSRVDAVRLAAMKAEEHAEGKDAQGAVMASDAFFPFPDGIEEAADAGIEAVIQPGGSKNDDSVIEAANEHDMAMVFTGQRSFRHD; encoded by the coding sequence ATGAAACTCGCCGGTATGGCCAGTAACCGCGGCCGAAACCTCATGAACATCGCCGACCGCACCCCGGGCGGCGCGTCGTTCGCCGTCGTCCTGACGAACGACGCCGACGCGCCGGTCCTCGAAGCGGCGGCCGAGCGCGGCATCCCGACGGAGGTCGTCGAGCGCGACGACGACGAGGCCCGCGAGGCCCACGAGGAGCGCGTCCTCGACGCGCTCTCGGAGTACGACTTCGACCTCGTCACGCTGGACGGCTACATGCGCGTCCTCAGCGAGACGTTCCTCGATTCGGCCCCGACCACGCTGAACGTCCATCCGTCGCTGCTGCCGAACTTCACCGGCATGGACGCCCACGAGCAGGTGCTCGACGCCGGCGTGAAGGTGACCGGCTGTACGGTCCACGTCGTCGACGAGAGCGTCGACGGCGGTCCCATCGTCACGCAGGAGCCCATCCCCGTCTTCGAGGGCGACGACGAGGACGGCCTGAAAGAGCGCGTCCTCTACGAGGGCGAGTTCACCGCCTACCCCCGCGTCGTGGAGTGGTTCGCCGAGGACCGCGTCGAGGTCGACTGGGGCGAGGGCGCGGTCCACGTCGAGGGCGACGAAGGCGGCGACTTCCCCGCTCGGCGCATCGTCTCCGACGACATCGCCGCGAGCCTGCGATACGGGGAGAACCCCCACCAGGACGCCGCGCTGTACGCCGACGCCACCGTCACCGAGGCCAGCGTCGTCCACGCCGACCAGCTCAACGAGGGCGCGAAGGCCCTGTCGTACAACAACTACAACGACGCCGACGGCGCGCTGAACCTCATCAAGGAGTTCGAGGAGCCCGCCGCCGCGGTCATCAAACACACCAACCCCGCTGGCTGTGCCACCGCCGACTCTGTCGCCGATGCATACGGGAAGGCCCTCTCGACGGACCCGATGAGCGCCTTCGGCGGCATCGTCGCGCTGAACCGCGAGTGCGACGCCGCCACCGCCGAGCAGATAATCGACTCGTTCAAGGAGGTCGTCGTCGCCCCCGGCTACACCGACGCGGCGCTGGACGTGCTCTTCGAGAAGGAGAACCTCCGCGTGCTGGACGTGAACGACAACTTCGAGGTCACGGACGCGCTGACCGAGAAGCCCCTCGTCGGGGGCCGATTGGTCCAGGAACGGGACACCCAGCACCTCACGGCCGACGACCTGGAGGTCGTCACCGAGCGCGAACCGACTGACGAGCAGGTCGAGTCGATGCTGTTCGCCTGGCACACGCTCAAGCACGTCAAGTCCAACGGCATCCTCTTCGCCGACGGGACGGAGACGGTCGGCATCGGCATGGGGCAGGTCTCCCGGGTCGACGCCGTCCGCCTCGCCGCGATGAAGGCCGAGGAGCACGCCGAGGGCAAGGACGCCCAAGGCGCGGTGATGGCCTCGGACGCCTTCTTCCCGTTCCCCGACGGCATCGAGGAGGCCGCCGACGCCGGTATCGAGGCCGTCATCCAGCCCGGCGGCTCGAAGAACGACGACAGCGTCATCGAGGCCGCGAACGAACACGACATGGCGATGGTGTTCACCGGCCAGCGCAGTTTCCGCCACGACTGA